A DNA window from Actinomadura luzonensis contains the following coding sequences:
- the nusA gene encoding transcription termination factor NusA, which translates to MDIDMSVLRSLEREKDISFDLVVKAIEDALLIAYFRTEGAASKARAELDRSSGHVTIWAAELGEDGEVVREFDDTPGNFSRIAATTAKQVILQQLRDAEDEINFGEFASREGELVSGVIQQGKDPRVVLVDLGKIEAVLPHAEQVPGEDYVHGERIRAYVVQVKKGHKGPSVTLSRTHPGLVKKLFALEVPEIADGTVEIAAVAREAGHRTKIAVRSRKPGVNAKGACIGPMGSRVRNVMTELHGEKIDIIDWSEDPADFVGNALSPARVSHVEVLDLDGRVARVTVPDYQLSLAIGKEGQNARLAARLTGWRIDIRPDTQAEDAAGSVDASTR; encoded by the coding sequence GTGGACATCGACATGAGCGTCCTGCGCAGCCTGGAACGCGAGAAGGACATCTCCTTCGACCTGGTGGTCAAGGCGATCGAGGACGCGCTGCTCATCGCGTACTTCCGCACCGAGGGCGCGGCCTCGAAGGCGCGCGCCGAGCTCGACCGGAGCAGCGGGCACGTCACGATCTGGGCCGCCGAGCTGGGCGAGGACGGCGAGGTCGTCAGGGAGTTCGACGACACCCCTGGCAACTTCAGCAGGATCGCCGCCACCACCGCCAAGCAGGTCATCCTGCAGCAGCTCCGCGACGCCGAGGACGAGATCAACTTCGGCGAGTTCGCCAGCCGCGAGGGCGAGCTGGTCTCCGGCGTCATCCAGCAGGGCAAGGACCCGCGCGTGGTGCTGGTCGACCTCGGCAAGATCGAGGCCGTGCTGCCGCACGCCGAGCAGGTCCCCGGCGAGGACTACGTGCACGGCGAGCGCATCCGCGCCTACGTGGTGCAGGTGAAGAAGGGCCACAAGGGCCCGTCGGTCACCCTGTCGCGCACGCATCCCGGCCTGGTGAAGAAGCTGTTCGCGCTGGAGGTGCCGGAGATCGCCGACGGCACCGTGGAGATCGCCGCCGTGGCCCGCGAGGCCGGCCACCGCACCAAGATCGCGGTCAGGTCGCGCAAGCCCGGCGTCAACGCCAAGGGCGCCTGCATCGGCCCCATGGGCTCGCGGGTGCGCAACGTCATGACCGAGCTCCACGGCGAGAAGATCGACATCATCGACTGGTCGGAGGATCCCGCCGATTTCGTGGGGAATGCGCTGTCCCCGGCGCGTGTTTCCCATGTCGAGGTTCTCGATCTCGACGGCCGCGTGGCGCGGGTGACCGTGCCCGACTACCAGCTCTCGCTGGCCATCGGGAAAGAGGGCCAGAACGCCCGGCTCGCGGCGAGGCTCACGGGGTGGCGGATCGACATCCGGCCCGACACACAGGCGGAGGATGCCGCCGGTTCCGTAGATGCGTCAACGCGGTAA
- a CDS encoding YlxR family protein encodes MRQRGKLEYGGPGVPQRTCVGCRGRTAKSELLRLVRVEGHVVPDLRGRLPGRGASLHPALSCLELAERRRAFPRAFRVPGPLDVSPVRAHLEEETHMSCRTPS; translated from the coding sequence ATGCGTCAACGCGGTAAGCTGGAATATGGTGGCCCAGGGGTCCCTCAGCGCACGTGTGTGGGCTGCAGGGGCCGCACGGCCAAGTCCGAGCTGCTCCGCCTGGTGCGGGTAGAGGGCCACGTGGTCCCCGACCTGCGAGGACGGCTTCCAGGCCGCGGTGCGTCGCTGCATCCGGCCTTGAGTTGTCTGGAGCTCGCCGAGCGGCGGCGGGCGTTCCCGCGCGCGTTTCGCGTGCCGGGTCCGCTCGACGTCTCGCCCGTGCGGGCACACCTGGAGGAGGAGACCCACATGTCATGTAGGACGCCGAGTTGA
- a CDS encoding DUF503 domain-containing protein, whose amino-acid sequence MYVGALTLDLLLGDVRSLKQKRSVVRPLIAEVRRRYPAVAVAETGYLDLHRRAEVGIAVVSASAGNCKEVLDACERMVAFRPEVELLSARQRLYNDED is encoded by the coding sequence ATGTATGTGGGTGCTCTGACCCTGGACCTCCTGCTCGGCGACGTGCGTTCGCTGAAGCAGAAACGCTCCGTCGTACGGCCGCTGATCGCCGAGGTGCGGCGCCGTTATCCGGCCGTCGCGGTGGCCGAGACCGGGTATCTCGACCTTCATCGCAGGGCTGAGGTCGGCATCGCGGTGGTTTCCGCTTCCGCGGGTAACTGCAAAGAGGTGCTGGACGCCTGCGAGCGGATGGTGGCCTTCCGTCCCGAGGTCGAGCTGCTGTCCGCCAGGCAGCGCCTGTACAACGACGAAGATTGA
- the rbfA gene encoding 30S ribosome-binding factor RbfA produces the protein MVDAARARKLADRIQQIVAEMLERRIKDPRLGFVTVTDTRVTADLRDATVFYTVFGSEAERADSAAALESAKGIIRSEVGRQTGVRFAPTLTFKHDPLPDSARHLDDLINAARARDAEVAKRAQGAAYAGEPDPYRKPDEDDDDAPADDPVHDRVNGSDRAAGDDQA, from the coding sequence ATGGTGGACGCCGCGCGAGCGCGCAAGCTCGCCGACCGCATCCAGCAGATCGTCGCCGAGATGCTGGAGCGCCGGATCAAGGACCCGCGCCTGGGCTTCGTCACCGTCACCGACACCCGCGTCACCGCTGACCTGCGCGACGCGACGGTGTTCTACACGGTGTTCGGCTCCGAGGCCGAGCGGGCCGACAGCGCCGCCGCCCTGGAGAGCGCCAAGGGGATCATCCGCTCCGAGGTGGGCCGGCAGACCGGTGTGCGCTTCGCCCCGACGCTGACGTTCAAGCACGACCCGCTGCCCGACAGCGCCCGTCACCTGGACGACCTGATCAACGCGGCCCGCGCCCGCGACGCCGAGGTGGCCAAGCGGGCGCAGGGCGCGGCCTACGCCGGCGAGCCCGACCCCTACCGCAAGCCGGACGAGGACGACGACGACGCGCCGGCGGACGACCCCGTCCATGACCGGGTGAACGGGTCCGACCGCGCGGCCGGGGACGACCAGGCGTGA
- a CDS encoding DHH family phosphoesterase gives MTPDVRDRAGRPPRAGSGAGCGIPEGTWNRALRLIGEADEVALACHVSPDGDALGSMLAVAFTLRSMGKRVTASFGDRHFAVPRLLRFLPGQEMLVPPEEFPAAPGLMITFDSSTFERLGLLSDNAARAGEVIVVDHHPSGAGFGTLGLIDAHAAATAMLAEQLIYRLGGRLDRDIALCLYAGLVTDTGSFRYSSTTPAVHQMAARLVATGLRTDEIARELWDRSPFGYLKVLAAALERVTLEDGLVWTYVTRVDRAAHGLPYAEIEGIIDVVRRTDEAEVAVVLKEDDEGSWQVSTRSKGAVDVGAACAALGGGGHHNAAGYTSHGTVEDTMAALRRELGKA, from the coding sequence GTGACGCCCGACGTACGCGACCGGGCGGGCCGGCCGCCCCGGGCGGGTAGCGGCGCCGGCTGCGGCATCCCCGAGGGCACCTGGAACCGGGCCCTGCGGCTGATCGGCGAGGCCGACGAGGTCGCGCTGGCCTGTCACGTCTCGCCCGACGGCGACGCGCTCGGCTCCATGCTGGCGGTGGCGTTCACGCTGCGTTCGATGGGCAAGCGGGTGACGGCCTCCTTCGGCGACCGGCACTTCGCGGTGCCGCGCCTGCTGCGGTTCCTGCCGGGGCAGGAGATGCTGGTGCCGCCGGAGGAGTTCCCGGCCGCGCCCGGCCTGATGATCACCTTCGACTCGTCGACGTTCGAGCGGCTGGGGCTGCTCAGCGACAACGCCGCGCGGGCCGGCGAGGTGATCGTGGTCGACCATCACCCGTCGGGCGCGGGGTTCGGCACGCTGGGGCTGATCGACGCGCACGCCGCGGCCACGGCGATGCTGGCCGAGCAGCTCATCTACCGGCTCGGCGGGCGTCTCGACCGCGACATCGCCCTGTGCCTGTACGCCGGTCTGGTCACCGACACCGGCTCGTTCCGCTACTCCTCGACCACCCCGGCCGTGCACCAGATGGCGGCCCGGCTGGTGGCGACGGGGCTGCGCACCGACGAGATCGCCCGCGAGCTGTGGGACCGCTCGCCGTTCGGCTACCTCAAGGTGCTGGCGGCCGCTCTGGAGCGGGTGACGCTGGAGGACGGCCTGGTCTGGACGTACGTGACGCGGGTGGACCGGGCCGCGCACGGGCTGCCGTACGCGGAGATCGAGGGCATCATCGACGTCGTGCGCCGCACCGACGAGGCCGAGGTGGCGGTCGTGCTCAAGGAGGACGACGAGGGCTCCTGGCAGGTGTCCACCAGGTCCAAGGGCGCCGTCGACGTGGGCGCGGCGTGCGCCGCGCTGGGCGGCGGCGGCCATCACAACGCGGCCGGCTACACCTCGCACGGCACCGTCGAGGACACCATGGCCGCGCTCAGGCGAGAGCTGGGGAAGGCGTAG
- the truB gene encoding tRNA pseudouridine(55) synthase TruB → MAESGLIIVDKPGEWTSHDVVARMRRLAGTRRVGHAGTLDPMATGVLVVGVEKATRLLGHLTLTEKVYEATIRLGVTTNTDDAEGEVTAVASAAGVTPEGIGKGVEALTGAIMQVPPQVSAIKVNGQRAYKKARAGEEVELAARPVTVRAFDVLDVRPAGDGAGGGAGDVIDVDAVVTCSSGTYIRSLARDLGAALGVGGHLTRLRRTRVGPYDLSQARTLDQLAEECVILPIGEAVAAAFPRRDVTAEEARIIGHGGRLPAAGLGQGPIGVFGPDGALLALVEEQGRTARPLAVFV, encoded by the coding sequence ATGGCCGAGAGCGGTCTGATCATCGTCGACAAGCCGGGCGAGTGGACCTCCCACGACGTGGTGGCCAGGATGCGGCGCCTGGCGGGCACCCGCCGGGTGGGGCACGCGGGCACGCTCGACCCGATGGCGACGGGCGTGCTGGTGGTCGGCGTGGAGAAGGCGACCAGGCTGCTCGGCCACCTGACGCTGACCGAGAAGGTGTACGAGGCGACGATCCGGCTCGGCGTCACGACCAACACCGACGACGCCGAGGGCGAGGTCACCGCCGTCGCGTCGGCGGCCGGCGTGACGCCCGAGGGGATCGGCAAGGGCGTCGAGGCGCTGACCGGCGCCATCATGCAGGTGCCGCCGCAGGTCAGCGCCATCAAGGTCAACGGGCAGCGGGCGTACAAGAAGGCCCGCGCGGGCGAGGAGGTCGAGCTGGCCGCCCGGCCCGTGACGGTGCGCGCGTTCGACGTGCTCGACGTGCGCCCAGCGGGCGATGGGGCGGGCGGCGGGGCGGGCGACGTGATCGACGTGGACGCGGTCGTCACCTGCTCCAGCGGCACCTACATCCGTTCGCTGGCCCGCGACCTCGGCGCCGCGCTCGGCGTCGGCGGCCACCTGACGCGGCTGCGCCGCACCCGCGTCGGCCCGTACGACCTGTCGCAGGCGAGGACGCTCGACCAGCTCGCCGAGGAGTGCGTGATCCTGCCGATCGGCGAGGCGGTGGCGGCGGCCTTCCCGCGCCGCGACGTCACCGCCGAGGAGGCCAGGATCATCGGCCACGGCGGCCGGCTGCCCGCGGCGGGGCTGGGCCAGGGCCCGATCGGCGTGTTCGGCCCGGACGGCGCCCTGCTGGCGCTGGTGGAGGAGCAGGGCCGCACCGCGCGGCCCCTCGCGGTGTTCGTCTAG
- a CDS encoding TRM11 family SAM-dependent methyltransferase, which produces MPRYALLILPAFNRVYAEAAVRLTRAELAVFSARGLRAEVAESAESTFGGVPYVTFETAAPLEPADVALLSNLSSVYALFEVTGDDQGELLRPLPVRPLDRLSSDLITIQKYAGKTNEHFTKLLLNVTALASGKGLGERLSVFDPLCGRGTTLNQALMYGYDAYGLDVDGKDFEAYTGFVKTWLRNKRLKHTAEIVPVRRERALAGRRLNVTFGLSKEAVKAGDVQHLTVVNADTLRSREFFKPRSFDLVVTDAPYGVQHGSKGGSGLSRSPLELLRRAVPGWAELLRPGGAMGIAWNTYGGKSEELAAVLTAAGLEVMDYPDFEHWVDQAIVRDVIVAAKPA; this is translated from the coding sequence ATGCCTCGATACGCGCTCCTGATCCTGCCTGCCTTCAACCGCGTCTACGCCGAGGCCGCGGTACGGCTGACCCGCGCCGAGCTGGCCGTCTTCAGCGCGCGGGGGCTGCGGGCCGAGGTCGCGGAGAGCGCGGAGAGCACGTTCGGCGGGGTGCCCTACGTGACGTTCGAGACGGCCGCGCCGCTGGAGCCGGCGGACGTCGCGCTGCTGTCCAACCTGTCGTCGGTCTACGCGCTGTTCGAGGTGACGGGCGACGACCAGGGCGAGCTGCTGCGCCCGCTGCCCGTGCGGCCGCTCGACCGGCTCAGCAGCGACCTCATCACCATCCAGAAGTACGCCGGCAAGACCAACGAGCACTTCACCAAGCTGCTGCTCAACGTCACCGCGCTGGCCTCCGGCAAGGGCCTCGGCGAGCGCCTTTCCGTCTTCGACCCGCTGTGCGGCCGCGGCACCACGCTCAACCAGGCCCTCATGTACGGCTACGACGCCTACGGCCTCGACGTGGACGGCAAGGACTTCGAGGCCTACACCGGCTTCGTCAAGACCTGGCTGCGCAACAAGCGGCTCAAGCACACCGCCGAGATCGTGCCGGTGCGGCGCGAGCGGGCGCTGGCCGGGCGGCGGCTCAACGTCACGTTCGGGCTGTCGAAGGAGGCCGTCAAGGCGGGCGACGTGCAGCACCTCACCGTGGTCAACGCCGACACGCTGCGCAGCAGGGAGTTCTTCAAGCCGCGCTCGTTCGACCTGGTGGTCACCGACGCGCCCTACGGCGTCCAGCACGGCAGCAAGGGCGGCTCGGGGCTGTCGCGCAGCCCGCTGGAGCTGCTGCGCCGCGCGGTGCCGGGGTGGGCGGAGCTGCTGAGACCGGGCGGAGCCATGGGCATCGCCTGGAACACCTACGGCGGCAAGAGCGAAGAGCTGGCCGCCGTCCTCACCGCCGCCGGGCTGGAGGTCATGGACTACCCCGACTTCGAGCACTGGGTGGACCAGGCGATCGTCCGCGACGTGATCGTGGCCGCGAAGCCCGCCTAG
- a CDS encoding bifunctional riboflavin kinase/FAD synthetase — MGSGVQGSGRSVVTVGVYDGVHLGHRRVVERAVAVARERGLPVVAVTFEPHPDEVVLPGSHPARLTGSRRRAELLRELGVDELEVVEFTLELSRTSAAEFAQAVLAERLRAAAVVVGEGFAFGRGASGDVETLRTLGDKYDFTVEAVPPVAGVSSTVVRERIAAGDVEGAAAALGRPHRVEGVVVRGYQRGRQLGFPTANVETPPHTAIPADGVYAGWLQCVPVANLPAVYPGERWPAAISVGTNPTFEGVPRTVEAYALDRDDLELYGAHVAVDFAARLRGNTRFESIEALIAQIHADVDATRRLTR, encoded by the coding sequence ATGGGGTCCGGCGTGCAGGGTTCGGGTAGGTCTGTCGTCACCGTCGGCGTGTACGACGGGGTGCACCTCGGCCACCGGCGGGTCGTCGAGCGGGCCGTGGCCGTGGCGCGCGAGCGGGGGCTGCCGGTCGTCGCGGTGACCTTCGAGCCGCATCCCGACGAGGTCGTGCTCCCCGGGTCGCACCCGGCGCGGCTGACCGGCTCCCGGCGGCGGGCCGAGCTGCTGCGCGAGCTGGGCGTGGACGAGCTCGAGGTCGTGGAGTTCACGCTGGAGCTGTCGCGGACGAGCGCGGCCGAGTTCGCGCAGGCGGTGCTGGCCGAGCGGCTGCGGGCGGCGGCGGTGGTCGTGGGGGAGGGGTTCGCGTTCGGGCGGGGCGCGAGCGGTGATGTCGAGACTTTGCGGACGCTGGGCGACAAGTACGACTTCACGGTGGAGGCCGTGCCGCCCGTGGCGGGCGTCTCCTCGACCGTCGTCCGCGAGCGCATCGCCGCCGGCGACGTCGAGGGAGCGGCGGCGGCGCTCGGCCGCCCCCACCGCGTCGAGGGCGTGGTCGTGCGCGGCTACCAGCGGGGGCGCCAGCTCGGCTTCCCCACGGCGAACGTCGAGACGCCGCCGCACACCGCGATCCCGGCCGACGGCGTCTACGCCGGCTGGCTGCAGTGCGTGCCGGTCGCCAACCTGCCCGCCGTCTACCCCGGCGAGCGCTGGCCGGCGGCGATCTCGGTCGGCACCAACCCGACGTTCGAGGGGGTGCCGCGCACGGTGGAGGCGTACGCGCTGGACCGCGACGACCTGGAGCTGTACGGCGCGCACGTGGCGGTCGACTTCGCCGCCCGGCTGCGCGGCAACACCCGCTTCGAGTCGATCGAGGCGCTGATCGCCCAGATCCACGCCGACGTCGACGCCACCCGCCGCCTGACGCGCTGA
- the rpsO gene encoding 30S ribosomal protein S15 has translation MSLDTAAKKTIISEYATGEGDTGSPEVQIALLSKRISELTEHLKTHKHDHHSRRGLLLLVGRRRRLLKYLQKVDIQRYRTLIERLGLRR, from the coding sequence GTGTCCCTCGACACCGCTGCCAAGAAGACCATCATCAGCGAGTACGCGACCGGCGAGGGCGACACCGGTTCGCCCGAGGTGCAGATCGCGCTGCTGAGCAAGCGCATCAGCGAGCTGACCGAGCACCTCAAGACGCACAAGCACGACCACCACAGCCGTCGTGGCCTGCTGCTGCTCGTGGGTCGCCGGCGCCGCCTGCTGAAGTACCTGCAGAAGGTCGACATCCAGCGTTACCGTACGCTCATCGAGCGCCTCGGTCTGCGCCGATAA
- a CDS encoding polyribonucleotide nucleotidyltransferase, translating to MEGVHTAEAVIDNGSFGTRTIRFETGRLARQAAGSAVAYLDNETMVLSATTASKTPKEQFDFFPLTVDVEERMYAAGRIPGSFFRREGRPSEDAILTCRLIDRPLRPSFVKGLRNEVQVVATIMALHPDHLYDVVAINAASLSTQLAGLPFSGPIGGVRVALIDGQWVAFPTHPELERATFDMVVAGRVLADGDVAIMMVEAESTKDTLKLVAEGAVAPTEEAVAQGLEAAKPFIKVLCEAQQRIAQVAAKETAEYPVFLDYQEDTYNAVEAAIKTELAAALTIAGKQERENELDKVKALAAEKLLPEFEGREKEISAAFRAVMKKLMRARVVNEGVRIDGRGTKDIRELSAEVHVVPRVHGSALFERGETQIMGITTLNMLRMEQVIDTLNPDRTKRYMHNYNFPPYSTGETGRVGSPKRREIGHGALAERALIPVLPTREEFPYAIRQVSEALGSNGSTSMGSVCASTMALLDAGVPLKEMVAGIAMGLIGEGDAYVTLTDILGAEDAMGDMDFKVAGTRDVITALQLDTKLDGIPASVLAAALKQAKGARLAILDVMQEAIDRPAEMNPTAPRIITIKVPVDKIGEVIGPKGKMINQIQDDTGAEITIEDDGTIYIGATDGPAAEAARSAINAIANPHMPEVGERYLGTVVKIAAFGAFVSLMPGKDGLLHVSQIRKLHGGKRIENVEDVMSVGEKIQVEIAEIDGRGKLSLVPVEVIEKEAAEREAKGAADGDEGDGEAPQAAESAPADDRSERPRRTRTRVRTRGTGNGEGDDRNS from the coding sequence GTGGAGGGTGTCCACACCGCTGAAGCCGTCATAGACAACGGCTCTTTCGGCACGCGCACGATCCGGTTCGAGACCGGGCGCCTCGCGCGTCAGGCGGCCGGCTCCGCCGTCGCCTATCTCGACAACGAGACCATGGTCCTGTCGGCCACCACGGCCTCGAAGACCCCCAAGGAGCAGTTCGACTTCTTCCCCCTGACGGTGGACGTCGAGGAGCGCATGTACGCCGCGGGCCGCATCCCCGGCTCGTTCTTCCGCCGTGAGGGCCGTCCCTCCGAGGACGCCATCCTCACCTGCCGCCTGATCGACCGCCCGCTGCGCCCGTCGTTCGTCAAGGGCCTGCGCAACGAGGTGCAGGTCGTCGCCACCATCATGGCGCTGCACCCCGACCACCTCTACGACGTCGTCGCCATCAACGCCGCGTCGCTGTCCACCCAGCTCGCCGGGCTGCCCTTCTCCGGCCCGATCGGCGGCGTGCGCGTCGCGCTGATCGACGGCCAGTGGGTGGCCTTCCCGACCCACCCCGAGCTGGAGCGGGCCACGTTCGACATGGTCGTGGCCGGCCGGGTGCTGGCCGACGGCGACGTCGCCATCATGATGGTCGAGGCCGAGTCCACCAAGGACACCCTGAAGCTGGTCGCCGAGGGCGCGGTCGCCCCCACCGAGGAGGCCGTGGCGCAGGGCCTTGAGGCCGCCAAGCCGTTCATCAAGGTGCTGTGCGAGGCGCAGCAGCGCATCGCGCAGGTCGCGGCCAAGGAGACGGCCGAGTACCCGGTGTTCCTCGACTACCAGGAGGACACCTACAACGCGGTCGAGGCCGCGATCAAGACCGAGCTGGCCGCCGCGCTCACCATCGCCGGCAAGCAGGAGCGCGAGAACGAGCTCGACAAGGTCAAGGCGCTCGCGGCGGAGAAGCTGCTGCCCGAGTTCGAGGGCCGCGAGAAGGAGATCAGCGCCGCCTTCCGCGCCGTGATGAAGAAGCTCATGCGCGCCCGGGTCGTCAACGAGGGCGTGCGCATCGACGGCCGCGGCACCAAGGACATCCGTGAGCTGTCGGCCGAGGTCCACGTGGTGCCGCGGGTGCACGGCTCGGCGCTGTTCGAGCGGGGCGAGACCCAGATCATGGGCATCACCACCCTCAACATGCTGCGCATGGAGCAGGTCATCGACACGCTCAACCCCGACCGCACCAAGCGCTACATGCACAACTACAACTTCCCGCCGTACTCCACCGGCGAGACCGGCCGCGTGGGCTCGCCCAAGCGGCGCGAGATCGGCCACGGCGCGCTGGCCGAGCGGGCGCTGATCCCCGTGCTGCCCACGCGCGAGGAGTTCCCGTACGCCATCCGCCAGGTCTCCGAGGCGCTCGGCTCCAACGGCTCCACCTCGATGGGCTCGGTCTGCGCCTCCACCATGGCGCTGCTGGACGCCGGCGTGCCGCTCAAGGAGATGGTCGCGGGCATCGCGATGGGCCTGATCGGCGAGGGCGACGCCTACGTCACGCTCACCGACATCCTGGGCGCCGAGGACGCCATGGGCGACATGGACTTCAAGGTCGCCGGCACCCGCGACGTCATCACCGCCCTGCAGCTCGACACCAAGCTCGACGGCATCCCCGCCAGCGTGCTGGCCGCCGCGCTCAAGCAGGCCAAGGGCGCCCGCCTGGCGATCCTCGACGTCATGCAGGAGGCCATCGACCGCCCGGCGGAGATGAACCCGACCGCGCCGCGGATCATCACGATCAAGGTCCCGGTCGACAAGATCGGCGAGGTCATCGGCCCGAAGGGCAAGATGATCAACCAGATCCAGGACGACACGGGCGCCGAGATCACCATCGAGGACGACGGCACGATCTACATCGGCGCCACCGACGGCCCGGCCGCCGAGGCCGCCCGGTCGGCGATCAACGCCATCGCCAACCCGCACATGCCGGAGGTCGGCGAGCGCTACCTGGGCACGGTCGTCAAGATCGCCGCCTTCGGCGCGTTCGTCTCGCTGATGCCCGGCAAGGACGGCCTGCTGCACGTCTCGCAGATCCGCAAGCTGCACGGCGGCAAGCGCATCGAGAACGTCGAGGACGTCATGAGCGTCGGCGAGAAGATCCAGGTCGAGATCGCCGAGATCGACGGCCGGGGCAAGCTCTCCCTGGTGCCGGTCGAGGTCATCGAGAAGGAGGCCGCCGAGCGCGAGGCCAAGGGCGCCGCGGACGGCGACGAGGGCGACGGCGAGGCCCCGCAGGCCGCCGAGTCCGCGCCGGCCGACGACCGCTCGGAGCGCCCGCGCCGCACCCGCACCCGCGTGCGCACCCGCGGCACCGGCAACGGCGAGGGGGACGACCGGAACTCGTGA
- a CDS encoding M16 family metallopeptidase — MKTTTLHPGKDGAGEVKRTVLPGGLRVVTETMPTVRSVAVGMWVGIGSRDEAPEHMGATHFLEHLLFKGTPTRDAMEISASIEGIGGEINAFTAKEYTCYYARVLDEDLPVAVDVLADVVTSSLVTEDDVESERGVILEEIAMHDDDPSDVVHEQFAAELYGDSPIGRPILGTVESIHALGRERISEYYHRYYRPRRTVVSVAGNVRHEDVVELVARAYERAGALSGPEEYEPPRTSGPGAAPRSGVRVLDRPTEQANLVLGTTGLARTDDRRFALGVLNAALGGGMSSRLFQEIREKRGLAYSAYSYTSAYADTGQFGIYVGCLPSKIDDVLKICRDEVARVIAEGLTEEEIGRGKGQMRGGLVLGLEDTGSRMSRIGKNELVYEELMSVDEVLARIEAVTPEEIGEIARDVLNRPLTLAVIGPYGDKDFSDAIR; from the coding sequence GTGAAAACCACCACGCTGCACCCCGGCAAGGACGGAGCCGGGGAAGTCAAGCGCACCGTCCTCCCCGGTGGGCTGCGTGTGGTGACCGAGACCATGCCGACCGTGCGGAGCGTCGCGGTCGGCATGTGGGTCGGCATCGGCTCGCGTGACGAGGCCCCCGAGCACATGGGGGCCACCCATTTCCTCGAACACCTGCTGTTCAAGGGCACGCCGACGCGCGACGCGATGGAGATCTCCGCCTCCATCGAGGGCATCGGCGGTGAGATCAACGCCTTCACCGCCAAGGAGTACACCTGCTACTACGCGCGGGTGCTCGACGAGGACCTGCCGGTCGCGGTGGACGTCCTCGCCGACGTGGTGACCAGCTCGCTGGTGACCGAGGACGACGTGGAGTCGGAGCGCGGCGTGATCCTGGAGGAGATCGCCATGCACGACGACGACCCGTCGGACGTGGTGCACGAGCAGTTCGCCGCCGAGCTGTACGGTGACTCGCCGATCGGCCGGCCCATCCTGGGCACGGTCGAGTCGATCCACGCCCTCGGGCGCGAGCGGATCTCCGAGTACTACCACCGGTACTACCGGCCGCGCCGCACCGTGGTGTCGGTGGCGGGCAACGTCCGGCACGAGGACGTCGTCGAGCTGGTCGCGCGGGCCTACGAGCGGGCCGGCGCGCTGAGCGGCCCCGAGGAGTACGAGCCGCCGCGCACCAGCGGCCCCGGCGCGGCGCCGCGCTCCGGCGTGCGGGTGCTCGACCGGCCGACCGAGCAGGCCAACCTGGTGCTCGGCACGACCGGCCTGGCCCGCACCGACGACCGGCGGTTCGCGCTCGGCGTGCTCAACGCGGCGCTCGGCGGCGGCATGTCGTCGCGGCTGTTCCAGGAGATCAGGGAGAAGCGCGGGCTCGCGTACTCGGCCTACTCCTACACCTCCGCCTACGCCGACACCGGGCAGTTCGGCATCTACGTCGGCTGCCTGCCGTCCAAGATCGACGACGTGCTCAAGATCTGCCGCGACGAGGTGGCCCGGGTGATCGCCGAGGGGCTGACCGAGGAGGAGATCGGGCGCGGCAAGGGCCAGATGCGCGGCGGCCTGGTGCTCGGGCTGGAGGACACCGGCTCGCGCATGTCCAGGATCGGCAAGAACGAGCTCGTCTACGAGGAGCTCATGTCGGTGGACGAGGTGCTGGCGCGCATCGAGGCGGTCACCCCGGAGGAGATCGGGGAGATCGCCAGGGACGTCCTGAACCGGCCGCTCACGCTCGCCGTGATCGGCCCGTACGGTGACAAGGACTTCTCGGACGCGATCCGCTGA